Proteins encoded together in one Cicer arietinum cultivar CDC Frontier isolate Library 1 chromosome 4, Cicar.CDCFrontier_v2.0, whole genome shotgun sequence window:
- the LOC101512309 gene encoding cationic amino acid transporter 1-like: MEEADENSRIGEENDVSQPIKLESFASLSNYGRALLYTPCRLLNRVTARSNDEVELVDVRKQSKHEMKKTLSWWDLIWFGMGSVVGSGIFVLTGLEVRNIVGPAVVLSYVVSGISAMLSVFCYTEFAVEIPVAGGSFAYIRVELGEFAAFIASGNILLEYVIGGAAVSRSWTSYFATLCNQPSDXXXXXXTLSRNYNKLDPIAVFVLAIICTFAVFSTKGSSRLNYIASIVHVIVLMFIIVAGLSKAKIENYSDFTPFGSRGIFESAAVLFFAYVGFDAVSTMAEETKNPGKDIPIGLIGSMTLVTFIYCMMGVTLCLMQKYSNVDENAAFSVAFEVVGMKWAKYIVAFGALKGMTSVLLVGAVGQARYLTHIARTNLLPLWFARVNEKTGTPINATIVMFCATAIVAFFTSLDVLANLLSISTLFLFSLVALALLVRRYCVRGVTSRFDVIKFVGFMFLILGSSIGCSIYWSKTTGWIGYAVLVPVWFVGTIGIWIFVPLAKKPKIWGVPFVPFLPCASIGINIFLLGTLDKASFKRFGLWSAFLVVYYLLVGVHASYDVAKGQKDMDKVEGKTQSKMDEESGVSLVKESNNKNENNI; this comes from the exons ATGGAAGAAGCAGATGAGAATTCAAGAATAGGAGAAGAAAATGATGTATCTCAACCGATAAAGTTAGAGTCATTTGCGAGTTTGTCAAACTATGGTAGAGCACTATTGTACACACCATGTCGACTATTGAATCGGGTTACGGCCCGATCCAACGATGAAGTAGAATTGGTGGATGTGAGGAAACAAAGTAAGCATGAGATGAAGAAAACACTTTCATGGTGGGACTTGATTTGGTTTGGCATGGGTAGTGTCGTTGGTTCGGGCATTTTTGTACTAACGGGACTTGAGGTTAGGAACATTGTGGGACCTGCTGTGGTGTTATCCTATGTTGTCTCTGGTATTTCTGCTATGTTGTCTGTTTTTTGCTACACTGAATTTGCAGTGGAAATCCCTGTGGCTG GTGGTTCCTTTGCTTACATAAGAGTTGAACTTGGTGAATTTGCTGCATTCATAGCATCAGGAAACATTCTTCTTGAATATGTAATTGGTGGTGCTGCAGTTTCACGTTCATGGACATCCTATTTCGCGACGCTTTGCAACCAACCGTCAGAC NNNNNNNNNNNNNNNNNCACTCTTTCACGCAACTACAACAAACTTGACCCAATTGCTGTTTTTGTTCTAGCCATCATTTGTACCTTTGCTGTTTTCAGCACAAAGGGTTCCTCACGTTTGAACTACATTGCTTCAATAGTACATGTCATTGTCTTAATGTTCATCATAGTTGCTGGTTTATCAAaagcaaaaattgaaaattactCTGATTTCACTCCTTTTGGAAGCAGAGGAATTTTTGAATCAGCTGCTGTTTTGTTCTTTGCTTATGTTGGATTTGATGCTGTTTCAACAATGGCTGAGGAGACAAAGAATCCAGGAAAAGATATACCAATTGGTCTTATAGGATCAATGACACttgtaacatttatttattgcatGATGGGTGTGACACTTTGTTTGATgcaaaaatattcaaatgttGATGAGAATGCTGCTTTTTCAGTTGCATTTGAAGTTGTTGGAATGAAATGGGCTAAGTATATTGTTGCATTTGGAGCATTGAAAGGAATGACTAGTGTTTTGCTTGTTGGTGCTGTTGGTCAAGCAAGGTATCTAACACACATTGCTAGAACAAATTTGTTACCTTTATGGTTTGCTAGAGTGAATGAAAAAACAGGAACACCAATTAATGCAACTATTGTTATGTTTTGTGCAACTGCAATTGTTGCATTTTTCACAAGCCTTGATGTTCTAGCTAATTTGCTTTCAATTTcaactttgtttttgttttcactTGTGGCATTGGCACTTTTGGTTAGGAGATATTGTGTTAGAGGTGTCACATCAAGGTTTGATGTTATCAAATTTGTTGGATTCATGTTTCTTATACTAGGATCTTCAATTGGATGTTCCATTTATTGGTCTAAAACGACAGGGTGGATTGGTTATGCAGTATTAGTACCTGTTTGGTTTGTGGGGACAATCGGCATTTGGATTTTTGTTCCACTTGCAAAAAAGCCAAAGATTTGGGGTGTGCCATTTGTGCCTTTTTTGCCTTGTGCTTCTATTGGAATCAATATTTTCCTTCTTGGAACATTGGATAAGGCTTCATTTAAGAGATTTGGTTTGTGGAGTGCTTTTTTGGTGGTCTATTACTTGCTTGTAGGAGTACATGCATCTTATGATGTAGCAAAGGGACAAAAGGATATGGATAAAGTTGAGGGTAAGACTCAATCAAAAATGGATGAAGAAAGTGGTGTTTCATTGGTGAAAGAGtccaataacaaaaatgaaaacaacatatag
- the LOC101508454 gene encoding nicotinate-nucleotide pyrophosphorylase [carboxylating], chloroplastic isoform X2 yields MSATEVTNSRISYESFAIKPPLHPTYDLKGIIKLALAEDAGDRGDITCMATIPFDMEVEAYFLAKEDGIVAGIALAEMIFNEVDPSLKVEWSKKDGDFVHKGLQFGKVYGRAHNIVVAERVVLNFMQRMSGIATLTKAMANAASPAYILETRKTAPCLRLLDKWAVLIGGGRNHRMGLFDMVMIKDNHISTAGGVTNALKAVDLYLEKNNLQLEVEVETRTLEEVEEVLHYASQTKTSVTRIMLDNMVVPLPNGDVDISMLKDAVRLVNGRFETEASGNVTIDTVHKIGQSGVTYISSGSLTHSVKALDISLKIDTELALKVGRRTGRA; encoded by the exons ATGTCAGCAACTGAAGTCACGAATTCGAGGATCTCATACGAGTCCTTTGCAATAAAGCCTCCCTTGCACCCTACTTATGATTTGAAGGGCATTATCAAGTTGGCCCTTGCAGAAGATGCCGGGGATCGAG GTGATATAACATGCATGGCGACTATTCCATTTGACATGGAAGTGGAAGCTTATTTCTTGGCAAAGGAGGATGGCATCGTTGCTGGAATTGCACTTGCGGAGATGATATTTAATGAGGTTGATCCTTCTTTAAAG gTGGAGTGGTCTAAAAAAGATGGAGATTTTGTCCATAAAGGACTACAGTTTGGAAAAGTTTATG GACGGGCGCATAACATAGTTGTAGCTGAAAGGGTAGTGCTAAACTTTATGCAGAGGATGAGTGGCATTGCAACTTTAACCAAG GCAATGGCAAATGCTGCATCCCCCGCATATATATTGGAGACTAGAAAAACTGCTCCGTGTTTACGTTTATTGGACAAGTGGGCG GTATTAATCGGAGGAGGTCGAAATCATAGGATGGGTTTGTTTGACATGGTTATGATAAAAGATAATCATATATCAACAGCTGGAGGTGTTACAAATGCCCTCAAAGCTGTTGACTTGTATCTAGAGAAAAATAACCTTCAATTGGAGGTTGAG GTTGAAACCAGGACTCTTGAGGAAGTGGAAGAAGTATTACATTATGCTTCGCAAACAAAGACTTCTGTAACTCGAATAATGTTGGACAATATGGTTGTACCGTTACCAAATGGAGATGTGGATATATCTATGCTGAAAGATGCTGTGCGGTTGGTCAATGGGAGATTTGAAACTGAG GCTTCAGGCAATGTTACTATAGATACAGTACATAAAATCGGGCAAAGTGGAGTAACCTACATTTCTAG TGGTTCCTTGACTCATTCAGTGAAAGCACTTGACATCTCCCTCAAAATTGATACTGAATTGGCACTGAAAGTTGGAAGGCGCACCGGAAGAGCTTGA
- the LOC101508454 gene encoding nicotinate-nucleotide pyrophosphorylase [carboxylating], chloroplastic isoform X1, which produces MELTYKQGYSLQPFHFRNQSIRFPPSLSFSLKFQGQSKLRRVVKMSATEVTNSRISYESFAIKPPLHPTYDLKGIIKLALAEDAGDRGDITCMATIPFDMEVEAYFLAKEDGIVAGIALAEMIFNEVDPSLKVEWSKKDGDFVHKGLQFGKVYGRAHNIVVAERVVLNFMQRMSGIATLTKAMANAASPAYILETRKTAPCLRLLDKWAVLIGGGRNHRMGLFDMVMIKDNHISTAGGVTNALKAVDLYLEKNNLQLEVEVETRTLEEVEEVLHYASQTKTSVTRIMLDNMVVPLPNGDVDISMLKDAVRLVNGRFETEASGNVTIDTVHKIGQSGVTYISSGSLTHSVKALDISLKIDTELALKVGRRTGRA; this is translated from the exons ATGGAACTTACCTATAAACAAGGGTACTCACTCCAACCATTTCATTTCAGAAATCAAAGCATTAGGTTTCCACCTTCACTAAG CTTCTCGCTTAAATTCCAAGGGCAATCAAAACTCAG GAGGGTTGTTAAAATGTCAGCAACTGAAGTCACGAATTCGAGGATCTCATACGAGTCCTTTGCAATAAAGCCTCCCTTGCACCCTACTTATGATTTGAAGGGCATTATCAAGTTGGCCCTTGCAGAAGATGCCGGGGATCGAG GTGATATAACATGCATGGCGACTATTCCATTTGACATGGAAGTGGAAGCTTATTTCTTGGCAAAGGAGGATGGCATCGTTGCTGGAATTGCACTTGCGGAGATGATATTTAATGAGGTTGATCCTTCTTTAAAG gTGGAGTGGTCTAAAAAAGATGGAGATTTTGTCCATAAAGGACTACAGTTTGGAAAAGTTTATG GACGGGCGCATAACATAGTTGTAGCTGAAAGGGTAGTGCTAAACTTTATGCAGAGGATGAGTGGCATTGCAACTTTAACCAAG GCAATGGCAAATGCTGCATCCCCCGCATATATATTGGAGACTAGAAAAACTGCTCCGTGTTTACGTTTATTGGACAAGTGGGCG GTATTAATCGGAGGAGGTCGAAATCATAGGATGGGTTTGTTTGACATGGTTATGATAAAAGATAATCATATATCAACAGCTGGAGGTGTTACAAATGCCCTCAAAGCTGTTGACTTGTATCTAGAGAAAAATAACCTTCAATTGGAGGTTGAG GTTGAAACCAGGACTCTTGAGGAAGTGGAAGAAGTATTACATTATGCTTCGCAAACAAAGACTTCTGTAACTCGAATAATGTTGGACAATATGGTTGTACCGTTACCAAATGGAGATGTGGATATATCTATGCTGAAAGATGCTGTGCGGTTGGTCAATGGGAGATTTGAAACTGAG GCTTCAGGCAATGTTACTATAGATACAGTACATAAAATCGGGCAAAGTGGAGTAACCTACATTTCTAG TGGTTCCTTGACTCATTCAGTGAAAGCACTTGACATCTCCCTCAAAATTGATACTGAATTGGCACTGAAAGTTGGAAGGCGCACCGGAAGAGCTTGA
- the LOC101508987 gene encoding uncharacterized protein At1g66480 codes for MGNSFGGKKTTKVMKIDGETFKLKTPIKVGEVLKDHPGLVLLESEEVKHYGIRAKPLESHKDLKPKRLYFLVELPKESRVTRRVRSVINVSAKDRLENLSLARRSASDLSIMKSMSGLEGREVMENGAVRLKMRLPKAEVEKLMQSSKDEGEAAEKIMSLCMANGNNDKKMKKEMHWKGSIGADEFKKGYEKRVSFMPINEGSSSIAVAS; via the exons ATGGGAAATAGTTTTGGTGGAAAAAAGACCACAAAGGTAATGAAAATTGATGGTGAAACATTTAAGCTAAAGACACCAATAAAAGTTGGTGAAGTGCTTAAGGATCACCCTGGTCttgttttgttagaatctgagGAAGTGAAGCATTATGGTATAAGAGCAAAGCCATTGGAATCACACAAAGATTTGAAGCCAAAAAGGCTCTATTTTCTTGTGGAACTTCCAAAAGAAAGTAGAGTTACGAGAAGGGTTCGTTCAGTGATTAATGTGAGTGCTAAAGACAGGCTCGAAAACCTGTCTTTAGCTCGAAGGTCTGCTTCTGACCTATCGATTATGAAATCAATGAGCGGTTTGGAGGGAAGAGAAGTGATGGAGAATGGCGCGGTGAGGTTGAAAATGAGACTTCCAAAGGCAGAGGTTGAGAAGTTGATGCAAAGTAGCAAAGATGAAGGTGAGGCTGCTGAGAAGATTATGAGTCTTTGCATGGCTAATGGAAACAATgataagaaaatgaaaaaggaaatGCATTGGAAAGGTAGTATAGGAGCTGATGAATTCAAAAAGGGGTATGAG AAAAGGGTGAGTTTTATGCCAATCAATGAAGGAAGTAGTTCAATAGCTGTGGCTTCCTAA